Proteins encoded in a region of the Actinomycetota bacterium genome:
- a CDS encoding cupin domain-containing protein codes for MPVERADDHPTFELGGNTVTSLAAPSRGADEAALFRISVPPGGGLPAHHHDHLDVFAVEAGGGTFHIDDASFELSAGDSVVVPVGAVHYLEAGDAGATIVVTMLAGTKLVRADDGTEIVPPWVG; via the coding sequence GTGCCGGTCGAACGCGCCGACGATCACCCCACCTTCGAGCTGGGCGGCAACACCGTGACCAGCCTCGCTGCACCGAGCCGTGGTGCCGATGAGGCGGCGTTGTTCCGCATCTCCGTGCCTCCTGGTGGCGGCCTGCCGGCTCACCACCACGATCACCTCGACGTCTTCGCGGTGGAAGCCGGTGGCGGAACGTTCCACATCGACGACGCGTCGTTCGAGCTGTCAGCGGGCGACTCGGTCGTCGTGCCGGTCGGTGCCGTGCACTACCTGGAGGCCGGCGACGCCGGCGCGACGATCGTGGTGACGATGCTCGCCGGCACGAAGCTGGTGCGGGCCGACGACGGCACCGAGATCGTCCCGCCCTGGGTGGGCTGA
- a CDS encoding DUF5661 family protein, whose protein sequence is MDGQRHGFTEEQALASAAEIGLDLSTAPFDVEQFRRGMEVELEHGRRDPVTDVTDDDPLVTAKIAWAHLKEFPDYYDRLERMEAEAEAT, encoded by the coding sequence ATGGACGGACAGCGGCATGGGTTCACCGAGGAGCAGGCCCTCGCTTCGGCGGCCGAGATCGGCCTCGATCTGAGCACCGCGCCCTTCGACGTCGAGCAGTTCCGACGGGGCATGGAGGTGGAACTGGAACACGGGCGCCGCGATCCTGTGACCGACGTCACCGATGACGACCCGCTGGTCACGGCCAAGATCGCGTGGGCGCACCTGAAGGAGTTCCCCGACTACTACGACCGGCTGGAGCGCATGGAGGCCGAGGCAGAGGCGACCTGA